From the genome of Phytohabitans rumicis, one region includes:
- a CDS encoding flavodoxin: MSKHHPRRAFLRSALLGAAGTAAGTVLGACTDSPAVSPTASPPADSESRTAPVPSSSAGGTVLLAYFSRAGENYFNGGRKRLSVGNTEVVAGMISRLIGCDVHRIEAADPYPDDYDPTVERNVREQEANARPAITNPLTSVERYDTVVLGSPIWNVRAPMIMTTFVEGLDFAGKTVHPLTTYAMSGLGTTERDYAASCSGATLGEGLAVRGEEVADAQPTVEAWLRRIGLLAR, encoded by the coding sequence ATGAGCAAGCACCATCCGCGCCGCGCGTTCCTGCGCAGCGCGCTGCTCGGTGCCGCCGGGACGGCGGCGGGCACAGTACTGGGCGCCTGCACCGATTCCCCGGCGGTTTCCCCTACGGCTTCGCCGCCGGCTGACAGCGAGTCCCGCACCGCCCCGGTTCCCTCTTCCTCCGCGGGAGGCACCGTGCTGCTGGCCTACTTCTCCCGTGCCGGGGAGAACTACTTCAACGGAGGTCGCAAGCGACTAAGCGTCGGTAACACCGAGGTGGTAGCGGGAATGATTAGCCGGCTCATCGGCTGCGACGTGCACCGCATCGAGGCCGCCGACCCGTACCCGGACGACTACGACCCGACGGTCGAGCGCAATGTGCGCGAGCAGGAAGCGAACGCCCGGCCGGCCATCACGAACCCGCTGACATCGGTCGAACGCTACGACACGGTGGTGCTGGGCAGCCCGATCTGGAACGTCCGAGCACCCATGATCATGACTACGTTCGTCGAGGGCTTGGACTTCGCGGGCAAGACGGTCCACCCGCTCACCACGTACGCGATGAGCGGTCTGGGAACCACCGAGCGTGACTATGCCGCGTCATGTTCTGGCGCGACGCTCGGGGAGGGTCTCGCCGTGCGCGGCGAGGAGGTCGCCGACGCCCAGCCGACCGTCGAGGCGTGGCTGCGCCGGATCGGGCTGCTCGCCCGCTGA
- a CDS encoding cation:proton antiporter domain-containing protein, translating to MWARRRVDDPLLGNLVSLVTPFTAFLLAEVVHASGVLAVVVCGLMISQAVPRVVRADTRQYGQAFWSLSTFVLNGALFVLVGLEAQAAVRGLSAADLTRGLAGVGVASAVVIGVRFAFVFTAPYLIRLLDRRPQQRLLRTGARTRVVSAVAGFRGAVSLAAALAVPLALDSGEPFPGRDMIIFVTCGVIAVTLVGQGLLLPVMVRWARLPHDTAVEQERHLAECLATEEALAAIPRLAAEHGAEPQVVDRLYREYEEHLRVLRANDAGIDDEPVLRHEQQYAALRLAVLAHKRTTVVRLRDERRIDDTVLRQVQNQLDHEEVRLSRREVID from the coding sequence GTGTGGGCACGCCGCCGGGTCGACGACCCGCTACTGGGCAACCTGGTGAGCCTCGTGACCCCGTTCACCGCTTTCCTGCTGGCCGAGGTGGTCCACGCCTCGGGCGTCCTCGCGGTGGTGGTGTGCGGGCTGATGATCAGCCAAGCCGTGCCGCGCGTGGTGCGGGCCGACACCCGCCAGTACGGTCAGGCGTTCTGGTCGCTGTCCACCTTCGTGCTCAACGGCGCGCTGTTCGTCCTGGTGGGGTTGGAGGCGCAGGCAGCGGTCCGCGGCCTGAGCGCCGCCGACCTCACCCGTGGCCTGGCCGGGGTGGGTGTCGCCTCGGCGGTCGTGATCGGTGTGCGCTTCGCGTTCGTATTCACCGCGCCGTACCTGATCCGGCTACTGGACCGGCGACCCCAGCAACGCCTCCTGCGGACAGGTGCCCGGACCCGGGTGGTCAGCGCCGTGGCCGGCTTCCGCGGTGCGGTGTCACTGGCCGCGGCGCTCGCGGTGCCGCTGGCGCTCGACTCGGGTGAGCCGTTCCCAGGCCGCGACATGATCATCTTCGTGACCTGCGGGGTCATCGCGGTGACCCTGGTGGGGCAGGGACTACTGCTACCGGTCATGGTCCGCTGGGCCCGGCTGCCCCACGACACGGCGGTTGAGCAGGAGCGCCACCTCGCCGAGTGTCTCGCCACGGAGGAGGCGCTGGCCGCGATACCGCGGCTCGCCGCCGAACACGGCGCCGAGCCGCAGGTGGTCGACCGGCTGTACCGGGAGTACGAGGAACATCTGCGGGTCCTGCGCGCCAACGATGCCGGCATCGACGACGAGCCGGTCCTGCGGCACGAACAGCAATACGCCGCGCTGCGCCTGGCCGTGCTGGCTCACAAACGAACCACCGTAGTCCGGCTGCGCGACGAGCGCCGCATCGACGACACCGTGCTGCGCCAGGTACAGAACCAACTGGACCACGAAGAGGTCCGCCTGTCCCGACGCGAGGTGATCGACTAA
- a CDS encoding aldo/keto reductase — translation MPTTTHLTLNNGVEMPTLGFGVFQTPPDETRSAAEAALAAGYRHIDTAAAYGNERQVGEAVAKSGVDRADVFLETKIWISDYGYEQTLHGFDKSVRKLGVDQIDLLILHQALPSEFGKTLEAYRALETLLTDGKVRAIGVSNFMIDHLTALLDKATVVPAVNQIEVHPYFAQREVQAFGAEHGILTQAWSPIGGITFYRDGSHGSTLQDPVIGEIAKAHAKTPAQVMLRWHLQQGRSAIPKSTRPERIAENLDVFDFELTSEQLAAIDGLDTGRRGGPEPADITLETFGRPIPEA, via the coding sequence ATGCCCACCACCACACACCTGACGTTGAACAACGGCGTCGAAATGCCCACCCTCGGGTTCGGTGTCTTCCAGACCCCGCCGGACGAGACCCGCTCCGCCGCCGAGGCCGCCCTCGCGGCCGGCTACCGGCACATCGACACCGCGGCCGCCTACGGCAACGAACGGCAGGTCGGCGAGGCCGTGGCCAAGTCGGGCGTCGACCGTGCCGACGTCTTCCTGGAAACCAAGATCTGGATTAGCGACTACGGCTACGAGCAGACTCTGCACGGCTTCGACAAGAGCGTCCGCAAGCTCGGCGTCGACCAGATCGACCTGCTCATCCTGCACCAGGCTCTGCCGTCTGAGTTCGGCAAAACCCTGGAGGCCTACCGCGCCCTGGAGACGCTGTTGACCGACGGCAAGGTCCGCGCCATCGGGGTCAGCAACTTCATGATCGACCACCTCACCGCCCTGCTCGACAAGGCGACGGTCGTGCCCGCGGTGAACCAGATCGAGGTGCACCCCTACTTCGCCCAGCGCGAGGTACAGGCATTCGGCGCCGAGCACGGCATTCTCACCCAGGCGTGGTCACCCATCGGCGGCATCACCTTCTACCGCGACGGCAGCCACGGCAGCACCCTGCAGGACCCGGTGATCGGCGAGATCGCCAAGGCGCACGCCAAGACCCCCGCGCAGGTAATGCTGCGCTGGCACCTGCAACAGGGCCGCTCGGCGATCCCGAAATCGACGCGCCCGGAGCGCATCGCGGAGAACCTCGACGTGTTCGACTTCGAGCTCACCAGCGAGCAGCTCGCCGCGATCGACGGACTGGATACCGGTCGACGCGGCGGCCCGGAGCCCGCCGACATCACGCTCGAGACCTTCGGCCGGCCGATCCCCGAAGCCTGA
- a CDS encoding helix-turn-helix transcriptional regulator → MDTRDEIRDFLTSRRAKITPDQVGLPVYGGNRRVAGLRREEVAMLAGVSVDYYTRLERGNVRGVSDSVLEALARALRLDEAERTHLFDLVHAANTSTARTRRRPTKQRQVRPSVQRILDAMTGAPAYVRNGRLDILATNRLAAALFAPIFADPVRPANPARFLFLHPDSAEFYLDWERLAHDTVAALRSEAGQHPYDRALSDLIGELSTRSDTFRQLWAAHNVRHHRTGLKHLHHPTVGDLHLTYEAMELTADPGLTLITYTAEPGSPSQDALNLLASWAATLDQAQATESADQA, encoded by the coding sequence GTGGACACCCGCGACGAGATCCGTGACTTCCTGACTTCCCGCCGGGCCAAGATCACTCCGGACCAGGTGGGGCTGCCCGTCTACGGCGGCAACCGGCGGGTGGCCGGGCTGCGCCGGGAGGAGGTCGCCATGCTGGCCGGGGTCAGCGTCGACTACTACACCCGGCTGGAGCGCGGCAACGTCCGCGGCGTGTCCGACAGCGTGCTTGAGGCACTGGCCCGCGCGCTGCGTCTTGACGAGGCCGAACGCACGCACCTGTTCGACCTGGTCCACGCGGCGAACACCAGCACCGCACGGACACGGCGCCGGCCGACCAAGCAGCGGCAGGTGCGTCCTAGCGTCCAACGCATCCTGGACGCGATGACCGGCGCACCGGCGTACGTGCGCAACGGGCGCCTGGACATCCTGGCCACCAACCGGCTCGCCGCGGCGCTGTTCGCGCCGATATTCGCCGACCCGGTCCGACCGGCCAACCCGGCCCGGTTCCTGTTTCTGCACCCGGATTCGGCCGAGTTCTACCTCGACTGGGAACGTCTGGCGCACGATACGGTCGCGGCACTGCGTTCCGAAGCCGGGCAGCACCCGTACGACCGCGCGTTGTCCGACCTCATCGGCGAGCTGTCCACCCGCAGTGACACCTTCCGGCAGCTGTGGGCGGCGCACAACGTGCGCCACCACCGCACCGGCCTCAAACACCTCCACCACCCGACGGTCGGCGACCTGCACCTGACCTACGAGGCCATGGAACTGACCGCCGACCCAGGGTTGACGCTCATCACATACACCGCCGAACCGGGCTCCCCATCCCAGGATGCGCTGAACCTCCTCGCGAGCTGGGCGGCAACCCTCGACCAGGCCCAGGCGACCGAGAGCGCCGACCAGGCATAG
- a CDS encoding cation:proton antiporter domain-containing protein gives MLGLELVVVLGVTMLLSHLVARRLRIAPPVVLLVCGVLLGFAPALRGVHLPPEAMLLLFLPALLYWESLTTSLREIRSYLRGIVLMSTVLVIATAAAVAVVAHALGLPWGPAWVLGAAVAPTDATAVGVLARALPRRTVTLLRAESLVNDGTALVIYGLAVGVTIGEERFSVPHVSWLFLLSYGGGVATGLATAWAECGHAAGSTTRYWATW, from the coding sequence TTGCTCGGTCTCGAGCTCGTCGTGGTCCTCGGTGTGACCATGCTGCTGAGCCACCTCGTGGCACGCCGCCTGCGGATCGCCCCACCGGTGGTGCTGCTGGTGTGCGGCGTGCTGCTGGGCTTCGCGCCAGCGCTGCGCGGCGTACACCTGCCGCCGGAGGCGATGCTGCTGCTGTTCCTACCAGCGCTGCTGTACTGGGAGAGCCTAACCACGTCGCTGCGAGAGATCCGCAGCTACCTGCGTGGCATCGTGCTGATGAGCACGGTGCTGGTGATCGCGACGGCCGCGGCGGTGGCGGTCGTGGCGCACGCGCTGGGACTGCCCTGGGGACCGGCGTGGGTGCTCGGTGCCGCCGTAGCACCGACCGACGCGACCGCCGTAGGGGTGCTCGCCCGGGCACTGCCGCGCCGCACCGTCACCCTGCTGCGCGCCGAGAGCCTGGTCAACGACGGCACCGCCCTGGTCATCTACGGCCTGGCGGTCGGCGTCACGATCGGCGAAGAACGATTCAGCGTGCCGCACGTCTCCTGGCTGTTCCTGCTCTCATACGGCGGCGGCGTGGCAACCGGGCTGGCAACCGCCTGGGCGGAGTGTGGGCACGCCGCCGGGTCGACGACCCGCTACTGGGCAACCTGGTGA